A window from Deltaproteobacteria bacterium encodes these proteins:
- a CDS encoding diaminopimelate epimerase yields MKLRFTKMHGAGNDLVVLDGLREALPAFEPHVRKLGDRRFGIGFDQLLVLKPTKNADVRMEIYDADGSQVEMCGNGIRCVLKYLRDAGHTTKDAVTVETLGGIVTPRWDGDLVRVDMGPPILAPAKIPTKLGDAASPGPLVDAELRAEGQVLRATCVSMGNPHCVLFVDDVETAPVTTLGPKIEHHEAFPNRVNVEFVQPLSRTKLKQRTWERGTGETLACGSGACAVGVASMLRGIASRRVEIELRGGTLAIEWEGPGKSVFMTGPAATVFTGEIEL; encoded by the coding sequence ATGAAGCTGCGATTCACGAAGATGCATGGCGCCGGCAACGATCTCGTCGTGCTCGACGGCCTGCGCGAGGCGCTGCCCGCGTTCGAGCCGCACGTCCGCAAGCTCGGCGACCGGCGCTTCGGCATCGGCTTCGATCAGCTGCTCGTGCTGAAGCCGACGAAGAACGCCGACGTGCGCATGGAGATCTACGACGCCGACGGCTCGCAGGTGGAGATGTGCGGCAATGGCATCCGCTGCGTGCTGAAGTACCTGCGCGATGCGGGGCACACCACGAAGGACGCGGTCACGGTCGAGACGCTCGGCGGCATCGTGACGCCGCGCTGGGATGGCGACCTCGTGCGCGTCGACATGGGCCCGCCGATCCTCGCGCCCGCGAAGATCCCGACGAAGCTCGGCGACGCCGCGAGCCCGGGCCCGCTCGTCGACGCCGAGCTGCGCGCGGAAGGGCAGGTCCTGCGCGCCACGTGCGTCTCGATGGGCAACCCGCACTGCGTGCTCTTCGTCGACGACGTGGAGACCGCGCCCGTGACGACGCTCGGTCCGAAGATCGAGCACCACGAGGCGTTCCCGAATCGCGTGAACGTCGAGTTCGTGCAGCCCCTCTCGCGCACGAAGCTGAAGCAGCGCACTTGGGAACGCGGCACCGGCGAAACGCTCGCGTGCGGCAGCGGCGCGTGCGCGGTCGGCGTCGCGTCGATGCTGCGCGGCATCGCCAGTCGCCGCGTCGAGATCGAGCTGCGCGGCGGCACGCTCGCGATCGAGTGGGAAGGCCCGGGCAAGAGCGTGTTCATGACGGGCCCGGCGGCGACGGTGTTCACCGGCGAGATCGAGCTCTAG
- a CDS encoding 4-hydroxy-tetrahydrodipicolinate synthase, whose translation MFRGVYTALVTPFKSGAVDEAALVKHVEDQIAAGVDGVVPCGSTGEAATLSHEEHKRVVELVVRTVAWRVRVIAGTGSNATAEAIELTAHAKQAGADGALLISPYYNKPTPDGVVAHYAAVANATQFPLVAYNVPGRTGSNVQPDTIARLAEIEHVVGVKESSGDLHQISQVIARVPSDFAVLAGDDWATLPQLAIGGAGVISTCSNLVPREMCELVHAFRRGDLARARELHYRLLPLCDSLFCETNPIPIKAALAMRGKLEEELRLPLVKMTAPNKKRLELAMKEFGGLL comes from the coding sequence ATGTTCCGAGGCGTGTACACGGCACTCGTTACGCCGTTCAAGAGCGGCGCGGTGGACGAAGCCGCGCTGGTGAAGCACGTCGAGGACCAGATCGCGGCGGGCGTCGACGGCGTCGTGCCGTGCGGCTCGACGGGTGAAGCCGCGACGCTCTCGCACGAAGAGCACAAGCGCGTGGTCGAGCTCGTGGTGCGCACCGTCGCGTGGCGCGTGCGCGTGATCGCCGGCACCGGCTCGAACGCGACCGCCGAGGCGATCGAGCTCACCGCGCACGCGAAGCAGGCGGGCGCCGACGGCGCGCTGCTGATCTCGCCGTACTACAACAAGCCCACGCCCGACGGCGTCGTCGCGCACTACGCCGCGGTCGCGAACGCGACGCAGTTCCCGCTCGTCGCGTACAACGTGCCGGGCCGCACGGGCTCGAACGTGCAGCCCGACACGATCGCGCGGCTCGCCGAGATCGAGCACGTGGTGGGCGTGAAGGAGAGCAGCGGCGATCTCCACCAGATCTCGCAGGTGATCGCGCGCGTGCCGAGCGACTTCGCGGTGCTCGCGGGCGACGACTGGGCGACCCTGCCGCAGCTCGCGATCGGCGGCGCGGGCGTGATCTCGACCTGCTCGAACCTCGTGCCGCGCGAGATGTGCGAGCTGGTGCATGCCTTCCGGCGCGGCGATCTCGCGCGCGCGCGCGAGCTGCACTACCGGCTGCTTCCCCTGTGCGACTCCCTCTTCTGCGAGACGAATCCGATCCCGATCAAGGCCGCGCTCGCGATGCGCGGCAAGCTCGAGGAGGAGCTGCGCCTTCCGCTCGTGAAGATGACCGCGCCCAACAAGAAGCGGCTCGAGCTCGCGATGAAAGAGTTCGGCGGCCTGCTGTGA
- the argH gene encoding argininosuccinate lyase: MAKLWGGRFSQDLDPTVERFSASIAFDRALARYDIRGSIAHARMLGAVGIVTAAESAQLIAGLEDVLREIERGEFPFDAKLEDIHMNVESRLRDKLGAVAGKLHTGRSRNDQVATDLALYLRDAALAARRGIASLRGVLIERAREHVETVLPGYTHLQRAQPVRLAHHWLAYEELLTRDAGRFADMRARISRSPLGAGAIAGTTLPLDRAMTARELGFDGPSANSMDSVAARDHALEFLAAAAIAMVNLSRMSEELVLWSTTEFGFVELADAYSTGSSLMPQKKNSDVQELVRGKAGRAVGNLVALLTTVKGLPLTYNRDLQEDKEPLFDSARTLGDSLEVTAGALATLRVNADKMLAAAQDPMLLATDLAEALVRQGVPFREAHEAVGKVVAHCVAAKRDLRALSRDELRQFHAAFPSGSGELLALERALEERALPGGTARARVLEALAAADQRLAAESAALEELA; encoded by the coding sequence ATGGCGAAGCTTTGGGGCGGGCGATTCTCGCAGGACCTCGATCCGACGGTGGAGCGCTTCAGCGCGTCCATCGCGTTCGATCGCGCGCTCGCCCGCTACGACATCCGCGGCTCGATCGCGCATGCGCGCATGCTCGGCGCGGTCGGCATCGTCACCGCCGCGGAGTCGGCGCAGCTGATCGCGGGCCTCGAGGACGTGCTGCGCGAGATCGAGCGCGGCGAGTTCCCCTTCGACGCGAAGCTGGAAGACATCCACATGAACGTGGAGTCGAGGCTGCGCGACAAGCTCGGCGCCGTCGCGGGCAAGCTGCACACGGGGCGCAGTCGCAACGACCAGGTCGCGACCGACCTCGCGCTGTACCTGCGCGACGCCGCGCTCGCGGCTCGGCGCGGCATCGCTTCGCTGCGCGGCGTGCTGATCGAGCGCGCGCGCGAGCACGTCGAGACCGTGCTGCCCGGCTACACGCACCTCCAGCGCGCTCAGCCCGTGCGCCTCGCGCATCACTGGCTCGCGTACGAGGAGCTGCTCACGCGCGATGCCGGGCGCTTCGCCGACATGCGCGCGCGCATCTCGCGCTCGCCGCTCGGCGCCGGCGCGATCGCGGGCACCACGCTGCCGCTCGATCGCGCGATGACTGCGCGCGAGCTCGGCTTCGATGGCCCGAGTGCGAACAGCATGGACTCCGTCGCCGCGCGCGATCACGCGCTCGAGTTCCTCGCCGCCGCCGCGATCGCGATGGTGAACCTCTCGCGCATGTCGGAGGAGCTCGTGCTTTGGTCGACGACGGAGTTCGGCTTCGTCGAGCTCGCAGATGCGTACTCGACCGGCTCGAGCCTGATGCCGCAGAAGAAGAACTCGGACGTGCAGGAGCTGGTGCGCGGAAAGGCCGGCCGCGCGGTCGGCAACCTCGTCGCGCTGCTGACGACCGTGAAGGGCCTGCCGCTCACCTACAACCGCGACCTGCAGGAAGACAAGGAGCCGCTCTTCGACAGCGCGCGCACGCTGGGCGACTCGCTCGAAGTGACCGCCGGCGCGCTCGCGACGCTGCGGGTCAACGCGGACAAGATGCTCGCGGCGGCGCAGGATCCGATGCTGCTCGCGACGGATCTCGCCGAGGCGCTCGTGCGCCAGGGCGTGCCTTTCCGCGAGGCGCACGAGGCGGTGGGCAAAGTCGTCGCGCACTGCGTCGCCGCGAAGCGCGATCTGCGCGCGCTCTCGCGCGACGAGCTGCGCCAATTCCACGCCGCGTTCCCGTCCGGCAGCGGCGAGCTGCTCGCGCTCGAGCGCGCGCTGGAAGAGCGCGCACTTCCGGGCGGAACTGCGCGCGCGCGCGTGCTCGAGGCGCTCGCGGCGGCGGACCAGCGGCTCGCGGCCGAGAGCGCGGCGCTGGAGGAACTGGCGTGA